One part of the Bacteroidota bacterium genome encodes these proteins:
- the rfbB gene encoding dTDP-glucose 4,6-dehydratase has translation MSKKNILITGGAGFIGSHVVRRFVKNYPDYTIINLDKLTYAGNLANLRDIDRAPNYRFVKGDICDSEFMLEIFRQYDFEGVIHLAAESHVDRSIANPMEFIMTNIVGTVNLLNAAREIWKGDFNNKRFYHISTDEVYGSLGNSGFFTEDTRYDPHSPYSASKASSDHLVRAYYDTYGLPALISNCSNNYGSFQFPEKLIPLAINNICNNKPVPVYGTGENIRDWLFVEDHAVAIDVIYHYGKNGETYNIGGHNEWKNIDLIQLLCKVMDRKLNRPEGTSAKLITFVKDRAGHDLRYAIDSSKLQKELGWKPSLQFEEGLEKTVDWYLNNQQWVNEVTSGEYKNYYEKQYDLR, from the coding sequence ATGAGTAAAAAAAATATTCTTATTACCGGTGGAGCCGGATTTATTGGTTCACATGTTGTGCGACGCTTTGTCAAAAACTATCCCGATTACACCATTATCAATCTGGACAAACTCACCTATGCCGGCAATCTGGCGAATCTGCGTGACATTGATCGTGCTCCTAATTATCGCTTTGTGAAAGGAGATATTTGCGACAGTGAATTCATGCTGGAAATATTCCGCCAATACGATTTTGAAGGTGTTATTCATCTGGCTGCTGAATCACATGTAGACCGCAGCATCGCCAATCCGATGGAGTTCATCATGACCAACATTGTGGGAACGGTCAATCTCCTGAATGCGGCAAGAGAGATTTGGAAGGGCGATTTTAACAACAAGCGTTTCTATCATATCAGTACAGATGAGGTGTATGGATCGCTGGGCAATTCCGGTTTCTTTACCGAAGACACCCGCTATGATCCACACTCCCCCTACTCTGCATCGAAAGCGAGTTCGGATCATCTGGTACGCGCTTATTACGATACCTATGGATTGCCTGCATTGATTTCGAATTGCTCTAACAACTACGGCTCTTTTCAGTTTCCGGAAAAATTGATTCCGCTTGCTATTAACAATATCTGCAACAACAAACCGGTACCGGTATATGGTACAGGAGAAAATATCCGCGATTGGTTATTTGTAGAAGACCATGCGGTAGCCATTGATGTCATCTATCATTATGGAAAAAATGGAGAGACGTACAATATTGGCGGACACAATGAATGGAAGAACATTGATCTGATTCAGCTTTTATGCAAGGTAATGGATCGTAAATTGAATAGACCCGAAGGCACATCCGCAAAGCTCATCACTTTTGTAAAAGACAGAGCAGGACACGATCTGCGCTATGCTATTGATTCCTCAAAACTACAAAAGGAGCTGGGCTGGAAACCCTCTTTACAGTTTGAAGAAGGTTTAGAAAAAACGGTAGATTGGTATTTAAACAACCAGCAATGGGTGAATGAAGTGACGTCCGGAGAATATAAAAATTACTACGAAAAGCAGTATGACCTCCGGTAG